The Sulfurospirillum oryzae genome includes a region encoding these proteins:
- a CDS encoding SDR family oxidoreductase, with product MKKVLVTGATGSLGAAIVHYFAKEGYFVYIHYRNQKEKALALLDEIKNGEIIQFDITQKEEVKKALEDLHVNVLVNNAGITKDKLFFFMEEEEWSDVMDANLNSLFYVTKQILPNMIKEKAGSIVNVSSISGLVGNGGQVNYSTTKGGIIAFTKALCVEVARYNIRVNAVAPGVIESEMIHNVDKNITNLIPCKRVGKPEEVAEVVFFLGDKATYVNGEVINISGGMVR from the coding sequence ATGAAAAAAGTGCTGGTAACAGGAGCTACGGGAAGCCTTGGAGCTGCCATTGTGCACTACTTTGCCAAAGAGGGTTATTTTGTGTACATCCACTACCGAAACCAAAAAGAAAAAGCTCTTGCGCTTCTTGATGAGATCAAAAATGGTGAGATTATCCAGTTTGACATCACCCAAAAAGAAGAAGTGAAAAAGGCTTTAGAAGATTTACATGTAAACGTTTTAGTCAACAATGCAGGCATCACCAAAGACAAACTTTTCTTCTTTATGGAAGAGGAAGAGTGGAGTGATGTGATGGATGCGAATCTTAACAGCCTTTTTTATGTCACCAAACAAATTCTGCCTAATATGATCAAAGAAAAAGCGGGCTCCATCGTCAATGTCTCCTCCATCTCAGGGCTGGTGGGCAATGGCGGGCAAGTCAACTACTCGACGACCAAAGGCGGCATCATCGCTTTCACCAAAGCGCTTTGTGTGGAAGTAGCACGCTATAATATCAGAGTCAATGCAGTAGCCCCAGGGGTTATTGAGTCAGAAATGATCCACAATGTGGATAAAAATATCACCAACCTCATTCCCTGCAAACGCGTAGGAAAGCCCGAAGAGGTCGCTGAAGTGGTCTTCTTTTTAGGCGACAAAGCAACGTACGTGAACGGTGAAGTGATCAATATTAGCGGTGGGATGGTAAGATAA
- a CDS encoding AMP-binding protein, translated as MRVIIQNDNGSEKVYESAHLIDTTLKNKVLLIPSKTKEENAIEILRAYLSGAKPILYDQENIALKEKIESLGAETFNDIDFAAMFFTSGSTGFPTGAFKSRENIEKDMAALVREFGNFQIEKVVATVPFIHIYGFLAALLLPLKLDVDLFFKEHFLPHDLLESAKPHHLIVTTPLYIKSLLRLDETKDLSETIFISSTGPLPAEIAKEFTDKFNTTLIQLFGSTECGSIAFKKQDDTFWSPFQGVQTSLNAEGLLHVKSPFISQTLWQEGFVQTGGEIQSFDYALIENGKFQLIGRSSNIVKIAGKRYATAQIEEILEAIEGIEKALVHVKHNNAELKDEVVQIFLETTRPITAKELKSAIKQKLGKINLPIELHIVDKISTTLMGKKCMPLV; from the coding sequence TTGAGAGTTATTATACAAAACGATAATGGCAGCGAAAAAGTCTATGAAAGCGCGCACCTCATCGACACAACACTTAAAAATAAAGTCCTTCTTATTCCTTCCAAAACCAAAGAAGAGAATGCCATAGAGATTTTAAGAGCCTATCTTTCAGGTGCAAAGCCTATTTTGTACGACCAAGAAAACATCGCACTTAAAGAGAAAATCGAATCACTGGGCGCAGAAACATTCAACGACATTGACTTTGCCGCCATGTTTTTTACCTCTGGCAGCACAGGCTTTCCAACGGGTGCCTTTAAAAGTAGAGAAAACATCGAAAAGGACATGGCAGCGTTGGTGCGAGAATTTGGGAATTTTCAGATCGAAAAAGTGGTTGCAACCGTTCCCTTCATTCATATTTACGGTTTTTTAGCCGCACTTTTACTTCCGCTCAAACTAGACGTTGATCTGTTTTTTAAAGAGCATTTTCTACCACATGATCTGCTCGAGTCTGCAAAGCCTCATCACCTTATCGTCACCACGCCTCTTTACATCAAATCGCTTTTGAGGCTGGATGAAACCAAAGACCTGAGCGAAACGATTTTTATTAGCTCTACAGGACCATTGCCAGCCGAGATTGCCAAAGAATTTACCGATAAATTCAACACCACACTCATTCAACTCTTTGGCTCCACCGAATGCGGGAGCATCGCTTTTAAAAAGCAAGATGACACTTTTTGGAGCCCGTTTCAAGGAGTGCAAACTTCGCTCAATGCCGAAGGACTTTTACATGTAAAGTCACCTTTTATCTCCCAAACCTTATGGCAAGAGGGTTTTGTGCAAACAGGTGGAGAAATTCAAAGCTTTGATTATGCTTTGATAGAAAATGGAAAATTTCAACTCATAGGACGAAGCAGTAACATTGTCAAAATCGCAGGTAAACGCTACGCTACCGCACAGATTGAAGAGATTTTAGAAGCGATAGAGGGCATCGAAAAAGCTCTCGTACACGTCAAACACAACAATGCCGAGCTTAAAGATGAAGTCGTTCAAATTTTTCTTGAAACCACGCGTCCTATCACAGCAAAAGAGCTAAAAAGTGCCATCAAACAAAAACTGGGAAAAATCAATCTCCCGATTGAATTACACATCGTTGATAAAATCTCCACCACGTTGATGGGGAAAAAATGTATGCCATTAGTCTAA
- a CDS encoding glycosyltransferase family 2 protein, which yields MKKDDIVVVVPTYNNPLTIVHVANDVLSHGYALIVVDDGSQTPVSSLMTPHEQLTILRHEVNQGKGEAIITGAKEAKKRGFPYFISLDGDGQHLASQIEKILSACDGVDQIIIGARNFEINHVPNGSKFGRWFSNFWACWDTEQTITDSLSGFRLYPTSILDLIIKTKRFDWEMEVLVKHAWKGRLIKEVIIECYYPTPEERVSHFKKFWDTAAIVMVHVKLLPWKFFLKKRYQ from the coding sequence ATGAAAAAAGATGATATTGTCGTTGTTGTCCCCACTTACAACAACCCTCTTACCATTGTCCATGTTGCCAACGATGTTCTCTCTCACGGCTATGCGCTCATCGTTGTCGATGATGGCTCACAAACGCCCGTTTCATCGCTGATGACTCCGCATGAACAACTCACCATTTTACGCCACGAAGTCAACCAAGGTAAAGGCGAAGCCATCATCACAGGAGCGAAAGAGGCAAAAAAGCGAGGTTTTCCCTATTTTATAAGCCTGGATGGCGATGGACAACATCTGGCTTCTCAAATTGAAAAAATCCTAAGCGCCTGCGATGGAGTCGATCAAATCATCATCGGTGCGCGCAATTTTGAGATCAACCATGTCCCCAATGGCTCAAAATTTGGACGCTGGTTTAGTAACTTTTGGGCGTGCTGGGACACCGAACAGACCATTACCGATTCGCTCTCGGGCTTTAGGCTTTATCCGACCTCCATCCTAGACCTCATCATCAAAACCAAGCGCTTTGACTGGGAGATGGAAGTGCTCGTCAAACACGCGTGGAAAGGTCGCCTCATCAAAGAGGTCATCATCGAGTGCTACTACCCAACTCCCGAAGAGCGTGTGAGTCACTTTAAAAAGTTTTGGGACACCGCCGCCATCGTTATGGTGCATGTCAAACTTTTGCCGTGGAAATTTTTCCTCAAAAAAAGGTACCAATGA
- a CDS encoding HAL/PAL/TAL family ammonia-lyase: MKLIIDDRYISLEEICKASSVSVSKENHFEENFSLSHTFLMNEIKKGKPIYGVTTGYGASGKNYLTYEQSAILQQNLYRFHGCGVGASLTPQTSRYALICRLVSLSKGKSGISYELLQRLELLLEKEIIPVIPSLGSVGASGDLTPLSYIAAVIAGEREVWYEGTIHPTNEVYAKLGIAPYVFKPKEALAIMNGTTIMSAIALTCLERFEVLLSSMESFVAGMFEVLLGDTTPLDSFVHEAKPFSGQIQVAANIKAKIEGSKLTHGRDDRYDKFFADNDLNIQDTYSMRCAPQVLGVIRDNLEISKKWVEQEINSVNDNPLIDGKNQKIYTSGNFYGGYVAHAMDTLKICAANLADLLDKEFALLVDHKFNRGLGENLKLSKEHYFHGFKAMQITLSSLSADVIKNTTAASIHSRPTESLNQDKVSMGTTAALDFKKMMEPLELMLGIAFMGMAQAVDIRGKESVSPTLLKYYDAIREHAQPLLEDRRMDVDIVKIQNILCKGALA; the protein is encoded by the coding sequence ATGAAATTAATCATAGACGATCGCTACATCAGCTTAGAAGAGATATGCAAAGCCAGCAGTGTTAGTGTCTCTAAAGAGAACCACTTTGAAGAGAATTTTTCACTCTCTCATACCTTTTTGATGAATGAAATCAAAAAAGGAAAACCCATTTACGGCGTCACCACAGGCTATGGTGCGAGTGGCAAAAACTACCTGACGTATGAGCAAAGCGCCATTTTACAACAGAACCTTTACCGCTTTCATGGCTGTGGCGTTGGTGCATCGCTCACTCCTCAGACATCGCGTTACGCGCTGATTTGCAGACTTGTTTCACTCTCTAAGGGCAAATCTGGCATCTCGTATGAGCTTTTACAACGCCTTGAGCTTTTGCTTGAAAAAGAGATCATCCCCGTTATTCCTTCCCTTGGCTCGGTAGGAGCTAGTGGCGATTTGACGCCGCTTTCGTACATTGCCGCCGTCATTGCAGGCGAGCGTGAAGTGTGGTATGAAGGCACCATACATCCTACCAATGAGGTGTATGCAAAACTGGGTATCGCTCCGTATGTGTTTAAACCCAAAGAAGCCCTTGCCATTATGAATGGTACGACCATTATGAGTGCGATTGCGCTCACTTGCTTGGAGCGCTTTGAAGTGCTCCTTTCGAGTATGGAGTCCTTTGTAGCTGGCATGTTTGAAGTGCTTTTGGGCGATACGACGCCTTTAGATTCATTTGTGCATGAGGCGAAGCCTTTTAGTGGGCAAATTCAAGTCGCAGCCAACATCAAAGCTAAAATCGAAGGCTCGAAGCTCACGCACGGGCGCGATGACCGCTATGACAAGTTCTTTGCAGACAATGACCTGAACATCCAAGATACCTACTCGATGCGCTGCGCGCCACAAGTTTTAGGCGTGATTCGCGATAACTTGGAGATTTCTAAAAAATGGGTCGAGCAAGAGATCAACTCGGTCAATGACAACCCGCTCATTGATGGCAAAAACCAAAAAATTTACACTTCAGGCAATTTCTATGGTGGCTACGTCGCTCACGCGATGGACACGCTTAAAATCTGCGCTGCAAACCTTGCTGACCTACTCGATAAAGAGTTTGCCCTTCTGGTCGATCACAAATTTAACCGAGGACTCGGTGAAAATCTTAAACTCTCTAAAGAGCACTATTTTCATGGCTTTAAAGCGATGCAAATTACACTCAGTTCCCTAAGTGCCGATGTCATTAAAAACACCACAGCCGCCTCTATTCACTCTCGCCCAACCGAATCCCTCAATCAAGACAAAGTGAGCATGGGAACCACCGCGGCACTGGACTTTAAAAAGATGATGGAGCCGCTTGAGCTGATGCTTGGCATCGCGTTTATGGGCATGGCGCAAGCGGTGGACATCAGGGGCAAAGAGAGCGTTTCGCCAACACTCCTTAAATATTATGATGCTATCAGAGAACACGCTCAGCCCCTGTTGGAAGACAGACGCATGGATGTTGACATCGTGAAGATTCAAAATATTCTTTGCAAAGGAGCTTTAGCATGA
- a CDS encoding SMP-30/gluconolactonase/LRE family protein, protein MKYLIMIALSVIAIFFSGCATTKPTYDLYWTTTISSNIGGDVGGIYGVKRDEMDISTKIIHLRADVRSATVDKAGNIYWTDITNHGIYKAKPDGSNVQKIISDIYRPTVITIDNTRGRIYWINWLDGLKVEVCFADLDNYEKKIILPNSRMSIRSGSGLFYDAIYDKLYLSDYSGGQIIRIDLKTNEFSRLTYAQQPQGIVVDYKNRRVIWADTSDDSISSVTFDGSDKKVLIKFESQFANPTALTIDKVNERLVYIYGEPKKDLHFLETSNLDGSDRKVVNHSIEHSGSSSLFSID, encoded by the coding sequence ATGAAATATCTTATTATGATCGCATTGAGCGTTATAGCTATTTTTTTTAGTGGCTGTGCTACTACAAAACCTACGTATGATCTTTATTGGACAACTACGATCAGTAGCAATATAGGGGGAGATGTTGGAGGTATCTATGGCGTCAAACGAGATGAGATGGATATTTCAACAAAAATTATTCATTTAAGAGCCGATGTTCGCTCAGCAACAGTTGATAAAGCAGGCAATATCTATTGGACAGACATCACCAATCACGGTATCTATAAAGCCAAGCCAGATGGCTCAAATGTTCAAAAAATTATTTCAGATATTTATCGTCCTACGGTTATTACGATTGATAATACACGTGGTAGAATCTATTGGATTAATTGGCTCGATGGTTTAAAAGTAGAAGTATGCTTTGCTGATCTTGATAATTATGAAAAAAAGATTATTCTTCCAAATTCAAGAATGTCAATACGCTCAGGAAGTGGGTTATTTTATGATGCGATATATGACAAACTCTATCTCTCTGACTATTCTGGAGGACAAATTATCCGAATCGATTTAAAAACCAATGAATTTAGTAGACTCACTTATGCCCAGCAACCCCAAGGTATCGTTGTTGATTATAAAAACAGAAGGGTAATTTGGGCAGATACTAGTGATGATTCGATATCAAGTGTTACATTTGATGGCTCAGACAAAAAAGTTCTTATCAAATTTGAAAGTCAGTTTGCCAACCCAACCGCACTCACCATCGATAAAGTCAATGAACGTTTGGTTTACATTTATGGTGAACCAAAAAAAGACCTTCACTTCTTAGAAACATCCAATCTTGATGGAAGTGATAGAAAAGTGGTGAATCACTCTATAGAACATTCTGGTTCTTCATCACTCTTTAGTATTGATTAA
- a CDS encoding alpha/beta fold hydrolase yields MKIFALVFAFLLGLHAEELAGTFITEPVFKASVYMQTIGNPENPAVVLVHGLGDEASTIWESTIELLKNGYFVVTFDLPGFGQSSKANELYSPQNYAKFIRYVTQTYIKKPFHLVGHSMGGAIALKYTSMYPSDVASLVLVDAAGILHRSEYNNFLVQSGVNAFFDEQNGLIQGLQTQKVNSFIDKIAEKIDRKMSLDMGVVLASEDLRSTILGGMPHSIAAVALVEESFNGIPQKIDTRTTIIWGETDTVAPVETGYVLHKLMPNASFKILPNTGHVPMLTREEAFSHMLLTHLSNQEGIIRPVQPKNTQSYSVKIKDVSDKVYTGRIESMSIRNSQKIIIKDAVIEELVVLNSDVEIINSTIKAGKAVAITAQNAKISIVASDVFGKIKLQNTKLHLLGITMDVLGKPIEALSTSMVYFSLCQINNKLIHGKEILGLQ; encoded by the coding sequence ATGAAAATTTTTGCGCTAGTTTTCGCTTTTCTTTTAGGACTTCACGCCGAAGAGTTAGCGGGAACATTTATTACCGAGCCTGTTTTTAAAGCTTCTGTTTACATGCAAACCATAGGCAATCCCGAAAATCCTGCGGTAGTTTTGGTACATGGACTGGGTGATGAAGCTTCTACGATTTGGGAAAGTACCATTGAACTTTTGAAAAATGGCTATTTTGTGGTGACCTTTGATCTTCCTGGTTTTGGGCAATCCAGTAAAGCTAATGAGCTTTATTCTCCCCAAAATTATGCCAAGTTTATTCGCTATGTGACGCAAACATACATCAAAAAACCGTTTCATCTTGTTGGGCACTCTATGGGTGGGGCGATTGCTCTTAAGTACACTAGTATGTATCCCTCCGATGTGGCGAGTTTAGTGCTGGTGGACGCGGCTGGCATTTTGCACCGGTCTGAATACAACAACTTTTTAGTGCAAAGTGGTGTCAATGCTTTTTTTGATGAACAAAATGGCCTGATACAAGGGCTTCAAACGCAAAAGGTAAACTCTTTTATCGATAAAATAGCAGAGAAGATTGATCGAAAAATGTCTTTGGATATGGGGGTTGTTCTTGCCAGTGAAGACCTAAGAAGCACGATTCTTGGCGGAATGCCTCATAGCATCGCCGCAGTTGCGTTGGTGGAAGAAAGTTTCAATGGCATTCCTCAAAAGATCGATACACGAACAACGATTATCTGGGGTGAAACAGACACGGTCGCTCCTGTTGAAACAGGCTATGTACTTCATAAATTAATGCCTAATGCTTCATTTAAAATTCTTCCTAATACGGGTCATGTGCCGATGTTGACACGTGAAGAGGCTTTTTCTCACATGCTACTGACGCATCTTTCAAACCAAGAGGGCATCATTCGCCCCGTTCAGCCAAAAAATACGCAAAGTTATAGTGTTAAGATTAAAGATGTGAGCGATAAAGTTTATACGGGCAGAATTGAGAGTATGAGCATTCGCAATTCTCAAAAAATCATCATTAAAGATGCGGTGATTGAAGAGCTTGTGGTTTTAAATTCGGATGTTGAGATTATTAATAGCACCATTAAAGCAGGAAAAGCAGTAGCGATAACAGCTCAAAATGCCAAAATTTCCATTGTCGCAAGTGATGTCTTTGGAAAAATAAAACTGCAAAATACAAAATTGCATCTTCTAGGTATCACCATGGATGTGCTTGGAAAACCCATCGAAGCGCTCTCGACCTCTATGGTTTACTTCTCGTTGTGTCAAATTAATAACAAATTGATTCATGGAAAAGAGATTTTAGGGTTACAATAA
- a CDS encoding class I SAM-dependent methyltransferase, translated as MNHFFEENDSASAIEAQYNAQRIAFAPIVFQVARSMRDLGVLKALYEHKEGLSIEALAKETNLSTYGITTLIETSLSADIVKQKGELYFITKTGYFLLNDPMTIANMNYNHHVNYQGLFSLDEAIKSGKPTGLKVFGEWETIYPALSILPENAKQSWFTFDHFYSDSAFPEAVKKLLSFKPRKILDVGGNTGKFSMLMAKSDKALHVSIMDLPEQLALARENIEKEGLEKQISLLPANVLAPTHSFPKGFDIIWMSQFLDCFSENDIVSILSKAKEAMDEETILCIMEPFWDRQRFETSAFCIINTSPYFTAMANGCSKMYHSKDFIKLVEMAGLKVDEISDHLGVCQSILKIKRG; from the coding sequence ATGAACCATTTTTTTGAAGAAAACGATAGCGCATCTGCCATTGAGGCGCAGTACAACGCCCAGCGCATCGCTTTTGCCCCGATAGTGTTTCAAGTCGCACGCTCTATGCGTGATCTGGGTGTTTTAAAAGCCCTTTACGAGCATAAAGAGGGTCTTAGCATCGAAGCGTTGGCAAAAGAGACCAACCTAAGTACATACGGCATAACGACACTCATTGAAACGAGCCTGAGTGCGGACATCGTCAAACAAAAAGGCGAGCTTTATTTCATCACCAAAACGGGCTATTTTTTACTGAACGATCCGATGACCATTGCCAATATGAACTACAACCACCATGTGAATTACCAAGGGCTTTTTTCTCTGGATGAAGCGATCAAAAGTGGCAAACCAACAGGGTTGAAAGTCTTTGGCGAGTGGGAGACCATCTACCCCGCACTTTCCATTTTGCCCGAAAATGCAAAACAGAGTTGGTTTACCTTCGATCATTTTTACTCCGACAGTGCTTTCCCCGAAGCGGTGAAAAAACTTTTGAGCTTCAAACCTCGCAAAATTTTAGATGTGGGCGGCAATACAGGCAAGTTTTCAATGCTGATGGCAAAGAGCGATAAGGCTTTACATGTAAGCATTATGGATTTACCAGAACAGCTCGCGCTGGCACGTGAAAACATCGAAAAAGAGGGGCTGGAAAAGCAAATTTCTCTTTTACCTGCCAATGTCTTAGCTCCAACGCATAGCTTCCCAAAAGGGTTTGACATCATCTGGATGAGCCAGTTTTTAGACTGCTTTAGTGAAAATGACATCGTCTCCATCTTGAGCAAAGCCAAAGAGGCGATGGATGAAGAAACAATACTGTGCATCATGGAGCCATTTTGGGACAGGCAACGCTTTGAAACTTCCGCCTTTTGCATCATCAATACCTCGCCGTACTTTACCGCCATGGCAAATGGTTGCAGCAAGATGTACCACTCAAAAGATTTTATCAAGCTCGTCGAAATGGCGGGGCTTAAAGTCGATGAAATCAGCGATCATTTGGGTGTTTGCCAGAGTATTTTGAAGATAAAAAGAGGTTGA
- a CDS encoding lysophospholipid acyltransferase family protein yields the protein MSTKQRGSGWSIRLVFTFYTLFGYTFIYYLMYPVTFFYFLVAGNVKEALRDYYQHINKPFNNWIYFEHLRHFAITMCDRFVSKVSPQDYTFDIKNEEELMRHLHSGGILLLSHFGGWSSAGNCFTDLKINIVMQEALMETIKCIEENLETKNPHLNIIDLSKGGVYVTMKIASALLNNEIVAMMADRATEAKNKEVVTFFGKEAEFNKNPFSIAYKTEKPLMGIAFSYQNPQHYRIEFIEIKMDKNNHANEEIHKAMQAYADFFATHITAHPEQWFNLYPFWKEKA from the coding sequence ATGAGCACAAAACAGCGCGGAAGCGGTTGGAGCATCAGGCTCGTTTTTACCTTTTACACACTCTTTGGCTACACCTTTATCTACTACTTGATGTACCCTGTGACTTTTTTTTATTTTTTAGTCGCTGGCAATGTCAAAGAGGCTCTTCGTGATTATTACCAACACATCAACAAACCTTTTAACAACTGGATTTATTTTGAACATTTGCGCCATTTCGCGATTACGATGTGCGACCGCTTTGTCTCTAAAGTCAGCCCACAAGATTACACATTTGACATCAAAAATGAAGAAGAACTTATGCGCCATCTTCATAGTGGTGGTATTTTGCTCTTATCGCATTTTGGGGGCTGGTCGAGTGCAGGCAACTGTTTTACAGACCTTAAAATTAACATTGTCATGCAAGAAGCGCTTATGGAGACCATCAAATGTATCGAAGAAAATCTTGAGACAAAAAACCCTCACCTAAACATCATTGATCTCTCCAAAGGTGGGGTTTATGTCACGATGAAAATCGCCTCGGCCCTTTTAAATAACGAGATTGTCGCGATGATGGCAGACCGTGCCACTGAAGCTAAAAACAAAGAGGTCGTGACATTCTTTGGCAAAGAGGCCGAGTTCAATAAAAATCCTTTTAGCATCGCCTACAAAACCGAAAAACCACTCATGGGCATTGCCTTTAGCTATCAAAACCCCCAGCATTACCGCATTGAATTTATCGAAATTAAGATGGATAAAAACAACCATGCAAACGAAGAGATACACAAAGCGATGCAAGCTTATGCCGATTTTTTTGCAACGCATATTACCGCACACCCTGAACAATGGTTCAACCTATACCCCTTTTGGAAAGAAAAAGCATGA
- a CDS encoding 3-hydroxyacyl-ACP dehydratase has product MILTDFYTLTCKDETRFCVQLCDANHSIFKAHFPTNPIVAGFILLDMSAEILGVEIVKITKAKFLKNIPPLSVLWFNIQTKEKTLKIRVNQNEQKVAEFTYEKR; this is encoded by the coding sequence ATGATTTTAACCGATTTTTATACGCTTACATGTAAAGATGAAACGCGCTTTTGTGTACAATTGTGTGACGCAAACCATTCTATTTTTAAGGCACATTTCCCCACAAACCCTATCGTGGCTGGATTTATTCTGCTCGATATGAGCGCTGAAATTTTAGGTGTCGAAATCGTAAAAATTACCAAAGCAAAATTTTTAAAAAACATACCGCCTCTTAGTGTTCTTTGGTTTAACATCCAAACCAAGGAAAAAACGCTCAAAATTCGTGTCAATCAAAATGAACAAAAAGTAGCAGAATTTACCTATGAAAAAAGATGA